In one window of Paraflavitalea soli DNA:
- a CDS encoding sigma-54-dependent transcriptional regulator, with product MPKILVIDDDRDICFLMNKFLTKHGYETHESYTAKKALELLEQITDFDLVLCDYRLEGVDGKTMLLKIKEKYPSLPVIIITGYNDLKTAVDVMKMGAYDYVTKPLFPEEILNTIQSALNAAPVVAQPVHSSNGASHLDDHGDKKKAFTANGDYIFGTSAVFQQIMDQIILVGPTDYSVIIYGESGSGKEAIAQEIHKRSKRSSYPFVAIDCGALSKELAGSELFGHEKGAFTGAINQKAGSFELANGGTIFLDEIANLSYEIQVSLLRVIQERKMRRVGGVKDISLDVRILIASNERLWDAAQKGKFREDLFHRFNEFTIEVPPLRQRKEDIMVFARHFLHKANEGLNKKIRGFSPEVEEIFKNYVWHGNLRELKNVVKRAALLTDGDYVEDRSLPFEISNYRKLLFEHNNEGPAEAPTAVVPIRDTIATAPVKKPFNENSLKEASIDLEYEMILKALKETNFNKSKAARLLNIDRKTLYNKIKLYQELNNR from the coding sequence ATGCCTAAAATATTAGTGATTGATGATGATCGTGACATTTGCTTCTTAATGAATAAGTTCCTTACCAAGCATGGTTACGAAACACATGAATCATACACTGCCAAAAAGGCCCTGGAATTATTGGAGCAGATCACAGATTTTGACCTTGTGTTGTGTGATTACAGGTTGGAAGGGGTAGATGGTAAAACGATGCTGCTGAAGATCAAGGAAAAATATCCATCGCTGCCGGTGATTATCATTACGGGGTATAATGACCTGAAGACGGCTGTGGATGTAATGAAAATGGGGGCTTATGATTATGTGACGAAACCCCTGTTCCCGGAGGAGATATTGAACACAATACAATCTGCTTTGAATGCTGCCCCGGTAGTGGCGCAGCCAGTGCATAGTTCGAATGGTGCTTCGCACCTGGATGACCATGGAGACAAGAAGAAGGCCTTTACGGCCAATGGCGATTATATATTTGGAACGAGTGCTGTATTTCAGCAGATCATGGACCAGATCATTCTGGTAGGACCTACTGACTATAGTGTGATCATCTATGGAGAGAGTGGCAGTGGCAAGGAAGCGATTGCGCAGGAGATCCACAAGCGCAGCAAGCGCAGCAGTTACCCTTTTGTAGCGATCGACTGCGGGGCACTTTCCAAGGAGTTGGCGGGTAGTGAACTGTTTGGTCATGAAAAAGGGGCATTTACAGGAGCTATTAACCAGAAGGCCGGCAGCTTTGAACTGGCCAATGGGGGTACGATCTTCCTGGATGAGATTGCCAATCTTTCGTACGAAATACAGGTGTCGCTGCTGCGGGTGATCCAGGAAAGAAAGATGCGCCGGGTAGGTGGGGTAAAAGATATTTCGCTGGATGTACGTATCCTGATAGCCAGCAATGAGCGGTTGTGGGATGCTGCCCAGAAGGGTAAATTCCGGGAAGACCTTTTCCACAGGTTCAATGAATTTACGATTGAAGTCCCGCCTTTGCGGCAGCGTAAAGAGGATATCATGGTATTTGCCCGTCACTTCCTGCATAAAGCCAATGAAGGGCTTAATAAGAAGATCAGGGGCTTTTCTCCGGAAGTGGAGGAGATATTCAAAAACTATGTGTGGCATGGTAACCTGCGTGAGTTGAAAAATGTGGTAAAAAGGGCGGCCCTGCTTACGGATGGTGATTATGTGGAAGACCGTAGTCTGCCATTTGAGATCAGTAATTACCGGAAATTGTTGTTTGAACACAATAATGAAGGGCCTGCTGAGGCACCTACAGCGGTAGTTCCCATCCGGGATACCATTGCTACGGCTCCTGTGAAAAAGCCTTTTAATGAGAACAGCCTCAAGGAGGCTTCGATCGACCTTGAATATGAAATGATCCTGAAAGCACTGAAAGAAACGAATTTCAATAAAAGTAAAGCTGCCCGGCTACTGAATATCGACAGGAAAACGTTGTACAATAAGATCAAGCTGTACCAGGAACTGAATAATCGCTAA
- a CDS encoding sensor histidine kinase gives MTLEETSHINKLRELFNDTEELLQFGTWQWDVATDKVSWSEGMYRIMGYEQDGAPVLSDEFYLSHVHPSDAEELRHIRSNAIATKTPFEYTYRITTHQKQQRIINIKMKFVLDKNGEVIKGVAINRDVTEKTKMLHDLMHYKRIVGQKEEFLNVGNWELELETNKMTWSDGMYQLLGYGPYDRKDSIDLYEFYRLHMQPEEVKKANNAINEVITTGETYVRSSTLITRDGTVKAVEVFGKVLKDQQGIAAKVLGTVRDVTRLKEYEQELEIKVQELNRSNHDLEEFAYVASHDLQEPLRKLTTFGERLKNKCAEQLKDEGILYLNRMMASAENMRILIDNLLEFSRVTRLQHSFERKNLQEVVQDALNDQDLEVEDGRAEVEVLDLPEVEMVTSQMRQLFNNLVSNAIKFRRKEVLPKITIKSEKLTKTEKDKLKLRNGNLYYRIIVTDNGIGFEETYSEKIFQLFQRLHGKAEYPGSGMGLAICRKITDNHNGLIMAASTPGHGSTFSIILPETQAP, from the coding sequence ATGACCCTTGAAGAAACCAGCCATATAAACAAGCTCAGGGAGCTGTTCAATGATACAGAGGAGTTGTTGCAATTTGGTACCTGGCAATGGGATGTGGCAACTGATAAAGTATCCTGGTCGGAGGGTATGTACCGGATAATGGGCTATGAGCAGGATGGAGCCCCGGTATTATCCGATGAATTTTACCTTAGTCATGTGCACCCCTCTGATGCCGAAGAATTGAGGCATATCCGTAGTAATGCCATTGCTACAAAAACACCTTTTGAATATACGTATCGCATTACCACGCATCAAAAGCAGCAACGGATCATCAATATCAAAATGAAATTTGTGCTGGACAAAAACGGAGAAGTGATCAAAGGGGTGGCGATCAACCGGGATGTAACAGAGAAAACGAAAATGCTGCATGACCTGATGCATTACAAACGTATTGTAGGGCAGAAGGAAGAATTCCTGAATGTGGGCAACTGGGAGTTGGAACTGGAGACTAATAAAATGACCTGGTCGGATGGAATGTACCAGTTGCTGGGCTATGGCCCGTATGACAGAAAGGATTCCATTGACCTATATGAGTTCTACCGCCTACACATGCAGCCGGAAGAGGTGAAAAAAGCCAATAACGCCATCAATGAAGTAATTACTACGGGTGAGACCTATGTGCGCTCCTCTACTCTTATTACCAGAGATGGTACGGTGAAAGCTGTGGAGGTATTTGGAAAAGTGTTGAAAGATCAGCAGGGAATAGCTGCAAAAGTGCTGGGCACAGTAAGGGATGTGACACGCCTGAAAGAATATGAACAGGAACTGGAAATAAAAGTACAGGAACTGAACCGTTCGAACCATGACCTGGAGGAATTTGCCTATGTGGCTTCGCACGACCTGCAGGAGCCCTTGCGTAAGCTGACTACTTTTGGGGAACGGTTGAAAAATAAGTGCGCTGAACAATTAAAAGATGAAGGGATCCTGTACCTGAACCGCATGATGGCTTCGGCTGAGAACATGCGGATATTGATCGATAACCTGCTGGAGTTTTCGCGGGTTACGCGATTGCAGCATTCTTTTGAACGAAAGAACCTGCAGGAGGTGGTACAGGACGCTTTGAATGACCAGGACCTGGAGGTGGAAGACGGTAGGGCCGAAGTAGAGGTACTTGACCTGCCGGAGGTGGAAATGGTAACCTCGCAAATGCGGCAGCTTTTTAATAACCTGGTGAGTAATGCGATCAAGTTCCGCCGCAAGGAAGTGCTCCCTAAGATCACGATCAAAAGTGAAAAACTTACCAAAACAGAAAAGGACAAGCTGAAATTGCGTAATGGCAACCTGTATTACCGGATCATAGTAACGGATAACGGAATAGGGTTTGAAGAAACTTATTCTGAAAAGATATTCCAGCTTTTCCAGCGATTGCATGGTAAAGCCGAATACCCGGGGTCGGGCATGGGGTTGGCCATATGCCGAAAGATCACAGATAATCATAATGGCCTGATCATGGCTGCCAGCACACCGGGGCATGGTTCTACTTTCTCTATCATACTGCCTGAAACACAAGCTCCTTAA